In the Streptomyces sp. NBC_00525 genome, one interval contains:
- a CDS encoding class I adenylate-forming enzyme family protein has translation MPVSELFTRALAERPGHLALVDATGPLTYAELGAETDRAVGWLRGRGVGAGERVVYAGGGDRTFLALLWATLRVGAVFVPVHPELTDHQIDHIVRDCAAALAVCPPAAGAAARGTVEVGRAAREIGETPGDGTTAEVADDAVALLIYTSGTTGRPKGVVCPHRQILAAVRAINAGLGYRADDVVLCRLPLSFDYGLYQALLCTLAGAALVVTDRGGDVGLVRVIERHGVTVVPLVPSLAQILVLLQRKLRQTTKVRLFTNTGARPSPAVMRGLLEAFPGSAFASMYGMTECKRISVLDPALYERHPESVGRPIPGLEVRITGPDGETLPPGEVGEIVVRGDTVMAGYWGVPLERQSRYVPLADGSLELRTGDQGRLDADGLLYFVGRDDDVVKRRGVRLALSEIELAAERVPGVYAAVAPRPAREDAPLLLAVQTDLAPHEVRAALTGLLDPARRPDGIVPLTSMPLTANGKPDRAAVARRLQAGDGTARTAAARTTALTALTGSSHGPVAV, from the coding sequence ATGCCGGTGTCTGAGCTGTTCACCCGCGCCCTCGCCGAGCGCCCCGGCCACCTCGCCCTGGTCGACGCCACGGGCCCGCTGACCTACGCCGAACTGGGCGCCGAGACCGACCGGGCCGTCGGCTGGCTGCGCGGCCGGGGAGTGGGCGCCGGCGAGCGCGTCGTCTACGCCGGCGGCGGCGACCGCACCTTCCTCGCCCTGCTGTGGGCCACCCTGCGCGTCGGGGCGGTGTTCGTCCCGGTCCACCCCGAACTCACCGACCACCAGATCGACCACATCGTCCGGGACTGCGCGGCCGCCCTCGCCGTCTGCCCGCCCGCCGCCGGCGCCGCCGCCCGCGGGACCGTCGAGGTCGGACGGGCCGCACGGGAGATCGGGGAGACGCCCGGAGACGGAACCACCGCCGAGGTCGCCGACGACGCGGTCGCCCTGCTGATCTACACCTCCGGCACCACCGGCCGCCCGAAGGGCGTCGTCTGCCCGCACCGGCAGATCCTCGCCGCCGTCCGCGCCATCAACGCGGGGCTCGGCTACCGCGCCGACGACGTGGTGCTGTGCCGGCTGCCGCTCTCCTTCGACTACGGCCTCTACCAGGCCCTGCTGTGCACGCTGGCCGGCGCGGCCCTGGTGGTCACCGACCGGGGCGGCGACGTCGGACTGGTCCGGGTCATCGAACGCCACGGCGTCACCGTCGTCCCGCTGGTCCCCTCGCTCGCCCAGATCCTCGTCCTGCTCCAGCGCAAGCTGCGGCAGACCACCAAGGTGCGGCTGTTCACCAACACCGGCGCCCGGCCCAGCCCGGCCGTGATGCGCGGACTGCTCGAAGCCTTTCCCGGCTCCGCCTTCGCCTCGATGTACGGCATGACCGAGTGCAAGCGCATCTCGGTCCTGGACCCGGCACTCTACGAACGGCACCCCGAATCGGTGGGCCGCCCCATCCCCGGCCTGGAGGTACGGATCACCGGCCCGGACGGGGAGACCCTGCCGCCCGGCGAGGTCGGCGAGATCGTCGTCCGCGGCGACACCGTGATGGCCGGCTACTGGGGCGTCCCGCTGGAGCGGCAGAGCCGTTACGTGCCCCTCGCCGACGGCTCCCTGGAGCTGCGCACCGGCGACCAGGGCCGGCTCGACGCCGACGGGCTGCTGTACTTCGTCGGCCGCGACGACGACGTGGTCAAACGGCGCGGCGTGCGGCTGGCCCTGTCCGAGATCGAACTCGCCGCCGAGCGCGTACCCGGCGTGTACGCCGCCGTCGCCCCGCGCCCCGCGCGCGAGGACGCCCCGCTGCTGCTCGCCGTGCAGACGGACCTCGCCCCGCACGAGGTCCGGGCGGCCCTCACCGGCCTGCTGGACCCGGCCCGCCGCCCGGACGGGATCGTCCCGCTCACCTCGATGCCGCTGACCGCCAACGGCAAGCCCGACCGCGCCGCCGTCGCCCGGCGGCTCCAGGCCGGGGACGGCACCGCACGCACCGCGGCCGCCCGCACGACCGCCCTCACCGCACTCACAGGGAGCTCCCATGGACCAGTCGCAGTTTGA
- a CDS encoding ACP S-malonyltransferase: MYAFVAPGQGSQTPGMLAGWLRDAVHAERLRAWSEAADVDLVHLGGKAPAAEIARTENTQPLLVAAGLLAHEALAAAEPDGPLVAAGHSVGELTAAVYAGALAPADAVRLAAVRGRAMAAACAEAPTSMSAVVGGEEADVLERIRELGLYAATFNGPGQIVAAGATEDLERLAAAPPRSATVKPLQVAGAFHTPYMESARRAVAAAAERTPFRQPTGTLLSNADGAVVREPDDIRRRLVDQVVRPVRWDLCMESMGRIAPEVTVCLPPARTLAGIFKRRLPELAVVCVTAPRDLDKARVRIGAAVAWKEDLVHAGV, translated from the coding sequence ATGTACGCATTCGTTGCACCGGGGCAGGGCTCCCAGACCCCCGGCATGCTGGCCGGCTGGCTGCGCGACGCGGTACACGCAGAACGGCTGCGAGCCTGGTCGGAGGCGGCCGATGTGGACCTCGTGCACCTCGGAGGCAAGGCACCGGCCGCGGAGATCGCCCGTACCGAGAACACCCAGCCGCTGCTGGTCGCCGCCGGGCTCCTCGCCCACGAGGCGCTCGCCGCGGCCGAACCGGACGGCCCGCTGGTGGCCGCCGGGCACTCGGTCGGCGAGCTGACCGCCGCCGTGTACGCCGGAGCGCTCGCCCCCGCCGACGCGGTGCGGCTGGCCGCGGTACGGGGCCGGGCGATGGCCGCCGCCTGTGCCGAGGCGCCCACCTCGATGTCCGCCGTGGTCGGCGGCGAAGAGGCCGACGTGCTGGAGCGCATCCGCGAACTGGGCCTCTACGCGGCCACGTTCAACGGGCCGGGGCAGATCGTCGCGGCCGGCGCCACCGAGGACCTGGAACGGCTCGCCGCCGCCCCGCCGCGCTCCGCCACGGTCAAGCCGCTCCAGGTCGCCGGCGCCTTCCACACCCCGTACATGGAGTCCGCGCGCCGGGCCGTCGCCGCCGCGGCCGAACGGACCCCGTTCCGGCAGCCGACCGGCACCCTCCTGTCGAACGCCGACGGCGCCGTCGTCCGCGAGCCGGACGACATCCGCCGCCGGCTGGTCGACCAGGTGGTCAGGCCGGTGCGCTGGGACCTGTGCATGGAGTCGATGGGCCGGATCGCGCCCGAGGTGACCGTCTGCCTGCCGCCCGCCCGCACCCTCGCGGGCATCTTCAAGCGCCGGCTCCCCGAGCTGGCCGTCGTCTGCGTCACCGCGCCCCGCGACCTCGACAAGGCGCGCGTCCGCATCGGTGCCGCCGTCGCCTGGAAGGAGGACCTCGTCCATGCCGGTGTCTGA
- a CDS encoding ABC transporter permease: MSSAPAAREARTSPFSGVNPVFIGYELRRRFNRQTTIFTLLLPAVLYLALFRTEPDGATLPHGNFAAWMMTGIAVYGAATAAVSSAATISVEKASGWMRTVALSPLAPPGYLFVKVLSSVLMAAVPVAVVGVLGVFTGVEATTQVWVTSLLVAWLGAAVFAALGITLGLALKPETVMHMPGLTMTALAFLGNLFIPLSGTMLDISRYSPMFGVATLARYSLTEGYSFSGEHSSLAMAVVNTVAWFAAFSFMAVRRFRKSTGRN; this comes from the coding sequence ATGAGCTCCGCCCCGGCCGCCCGCGAGGCGCGGACCTCGCCGTTCAGCGGCGTCAACCCCGTCTTCATCGGCTACGAGCTGCGCCGCCGCTTCAACCGGCAGACCACGATCTTCACGCTGCTGCTGCCGGCCGTCCTCTACCTGGCCCTCTTCCGTACCGAGCCGGACGGCGCCACCCTGCCGCACGGCAACTTCGCGGCCTGGATGATGACCGGCATCGCGGTGTACGGCGCGGCGACCGCCGCGGTCAGTTCGGCGGCCACCATCTCGGTCGAGAAGGCGTCCGGCTGGATGCGCACCGTGGCACTCAGCCCGCTCGCGCCGCCCGGCTACCTCTTCGTCAAGGTGCTGTCCTCCGTGCTCATGGCGGCGGTGCCGGTGGCCGTGGTGGGGGTCCTGGGTGTGTTCACCGGGGTGGAGGCCACCACCCAGGTGTGGGTGACGTCCCTGCTGGTGGCCTGGCTCGGCGCGGCCGTCTTCGCCGCCCTCGGCATCACGCTGGGGCTGGCCCTCAAGCCCGAGACCGTGATGCACATGCCGGGTCTGACCATGACGGCGCTCGCCTTCCTCGGCAACCTCTTCATCCCGCTGTCCGGCACCATGCTGGACATCTCCCGCTACTCGCCGATGTTCGGCGTCGCCACGCTCGCCCGCTACAGCCTGACCGAGGGCTACTCGTTCAGCGGTGAGCACTCCAGCCTCGCGATGGCGGTGGTCAACACCGTCGCCTGGTTCGCGGCCTTCTCCTTCATGGCCGTACGCCGGTTCCGCAAGAGCACCGGCCGCAACTGA
- a CDS encoding ABC transporter ATP-binding protein has translation MIQTRPSPVPEEVTSPDAVRLSSVVKRFTDSKGERFTAVDGIDLRIRRGEIVAFLGPNGAGKTTTIDMLLGLTRPDEGSVRLFGREPRQAVRSGQVAAVLQTGGLLPDLSVEATVRMLGSLHPGTDVDAVLSRAGLDRLRRRRVAECSGGEQQRLRFALALLSGPELLVLDEPTAGMDVVARRDFWATVREDTERGMTVMFATHYMEEADRFADRVVMIDSGRVVVDGQVSDVRSALSGRTVSARLGEQSAAALARSPLVRSCEPRGGRYHFDTTDSDALLRLLIEQTSATDIEVTPRSLEEAFMTLTHDSRSEGSTR, from the coding sequence ATGATCCAGACCCGACCGTCCCCGGTGCCCGAGGAGGTGACGTCGCCGGATGCCGTGAGGCTCAGCTCTGTCGTGAAGCGGTTCACCGACTCCAAGGGGGAGCGGTTCACCGCCGTCGACGGCATCGACTTGCGCATCCGGCGCGGTGAGATCGTGGCCTTCCTCGGACCGAACGGCGCCGGTAAGACGACCACCATCGACATGCTGCTCGGGCTGACCCGGCCCGACGAGGGCTCGGTGCGGCTGTTCGGCCGCGAGCCCCGGCAGGCGGTGCGCTCCGGCCAGGTCGCCGCGGTGCTCCAGACCGGCGGGCTGCTGCCCGACCTGAGCGTCGAGGCCACCGTACGGATGCTGGGCTCGCTGCACCCGGGCACCGACGTCGATGCGGTGCTCTCGCGCGCCGGGCTCGACCGGCTGCGCCGCCGCCGCGTCGCGGAGTGCTCCGGCGGCGAGCAGCAGCGGCTGCGGTTCGCCCTCGCCCTGCTCTCCGGGCCCGAACTGCTGGTGCTCGACGAGCCGACGGCCGGCATGGACGTCGTCGCCCGCCGGGACTTCTGGGCCACGGTCCGCGAGGACACCGAGCGCGGTATGACGGTCATGTTCGCCACCCACTACATGGAGGAGGCCGACCGGTTCGCCGACCGCGTGGTCATGATCGACAGCGGCCGGGTCGTCGTGGACGGTCAGGTGTCCGACGTGCGCTCCGCCCTCAGCGGGCGCACCGTCTCGGCGCGGCTCGGCGAGCAGAGCGCCGCCGCCCTCGCCCGGTCCCCGCTGGTCCGCTCGTGCGAGCCGCGCGGCGGGCGCTACCACTTCGACACCACCGACTCCGACGCGCTGCTGCGCCTGCTGATCGAGCAGACGTCCGCCACCGACATCGAGGTGACGCCGCGCAGCCTCGAAGAGGCCTTCATGACCCTCACCCACGACAGCCGCAGCGAAGGGAGCACCCGATGA
- the serS gene encoding serine--tRNA ligase: MHDARALIDMGAEAVRRLARRGYALDLAALEDLQSRRNRSIQSADELRVESKRVAGEVQRTAKQGGDITGLKERARELKEEIREIEAGQEEIREQLRELLLSIPNLPADEAPDGDSDADAVEVRRVGEPPVFAFEPKDHVDLGEATGILDFARATKLSGPRFAVARGAGAALERALAALFLDLHTRRHGYVEHAVPYLVTRRTMTGTGQLPKFEEDLFRTGVADRELFLIPTAEVPLTNLYADEIIPPAELPLALTAHTPCFRSEAGSYGRDTRGLIRQHQFSKVEMVRIVDPAEADAELERMVGHAEACLKELGLPYRVVTLAAGDTGFSAQLTYDIEVWLPSQDTYREISSVSHFGTFQARRANIRTRDENGKPKPVATLNGSGLPIGRTLAALLEHCQQEDGSLVLPEALAPYAGFRRIAADGTPEA; encoded by the coding sequence ATGCATGATGCCCGCGCCCTGATCGACATGGGTGCCGAAGCGGTACGCCGGCTCGCTCGTCGTGGTTACGCGCTGGACCTGGCCGCGCTGGAGGATCTCCAGTCCCGGCGGAACCGGAGCATCCAGTCGGCCGACGAGCTGCGGGTGGAGTCCAAGCGGGTGGCGGGCGAGGTCCAGCGGACGGCGAAGCAGGGCGGTGACATCACCGGGCTGAAGGAGCGGGCGCGGGAGCTGAAGGAGGAGATCCGGGAGATCGAGGCGGGGCAGGAGGAGATCCGGGAGCAGCTGCGCGAACTGCTGCTCAGCATTCCGAACCTGCCGGCCGACGAGGCGCCGGACGGGGACAGCGACGCGGACGCGGTCGAGGTCAGGCGGGTGGGCGAGCCGCCCGTGTTCGCCTTCGAGCCGAAGGACCACGTCGACCTCGGCGAGGCGACCGGCATCCTCGACTTCGCGCGGGCGACCAAGCTCTCCGGCCCCCGCTTCGCCGTGGCGCGCGGTGCGGGCGCGGCCCTGGAGCGCGCGCTGGCGGCCCTCTTCCTCGACCTGCACACCCGCCGGCACGGCTACGTCGAGCATGCCGTCCCGTACCTGGTCACGCGCAGGACGATGACCGGCACCGGGCAGCTCCCGAAGTTCGAGGAGGACCTGTTCCGGACGGGGGTGGCCGACCGTGAGCTCTTCCTCATCCCCACGGCCGAGGTCCCGCTGACCAATCTGTACGCGGACGAGATCATCCCGCCCGCCGAACTGCCGCTCGCGCTGACCGCGCACACGCCGTGCTTCCGGTCCGAGGCCGGTTCGTACGGGCGGGACACCCGCGGCCTGATCCGGCAGCACCAGTTCTCCAAGGTGGAGATGGTCCGCATCGTCGACCCGGCCGAGGCGGACGCGGAGCTGGAGCGGATGGTCGGGCACGCCGAGGCGTGCCTGAAGGAGCTGGGCCTCCCGTACCGCGTCGTCACCCTCGCGGCCGGGGACACGGGCTTCTCCGCGCAGCTCACGTACGACATCGAGGTCTGGCTGCCGAGCCAGGACACGTACCGCGAGATCTCCTCCGTCTCGCACTTCGGCACGTTCCAGGCCCGCCGCGCGAACATCCGCACCCGCGACGAGAACGGCAAGCCCAAGCCGGTCGCCACGCTCAACGGCTCCGGCCTGCCGATCGGCCGCACCCTGGCCGCCCTCCTGGAGCACTGCCAGCAGGAGGACGGCTCGCTGGTCCTGCCGGAGGCCCTGGCGCCGTACGCGGGCTTCCGCCGGATCGCGGCGGACGGCACCCCGGAGGCGTAG
- a CDS encoding TerD family protein, whose product MREMTKGANVGLADLSDDAGSVIASLSWSSSAGDGDADVSVLLLDAAGKVRGDADFFYYNNPAAADGSVQLLGKTPTDDGSEDRISLDLTAVPEDVERLVVAASRYGGSRFGDLDDLRMTVADRSGEVLLGFSITDASVESAFIFGELYRRGTEWKYRAVGQGYETGLAGLATDFGIDVDDEGENEGAEGSTDPAGGEDAEPTEPTGPDAPAPSGQPAASGPLPAVPAQPVPETAPAAAQPAAAAPEPAPKRPRARTAKKKVTLPAVATKSLAENDSWRAARLFPASNLKSDKEREVRATSVLLSVMAQVPEFGRRLTAAFGAPAGRMQTFTEVSLPHGETPKRPDGVIRVERAGKLWTALVETKTNGNALKSEQVQNYMDIAARRGYEAVITLSNDVALEGSPLVQVKTDGRRKHKVALWHLSWAEVAHQAQMLIRHEGVGNAAHAWLLQELLHYLQHENSGCHGFQNMGPSWVPVRNGIDDETLSQGDPRAVEVVESWERLIRQVCLRLGGELGQKALPVQRTQRGTTALSRRAAHADRLCEEGRLSAELRVDGSPGAITIVADLRTGKLRTSIEIPVPEGAYPLTSAKRLMRQLAEAPADLHVETLVEGQSGPRGTLERLRPEPGDVLPRDGSRITGFRLSLFKSMGATWGNAETGFIRSVDTAVDRFHSHVVAHLAQADRRSARRASAQADAAPAAEPAAVGV is encoded by the coding sequence ATGCGGGAGATGACCAAGGGTGCCAACGTCGGGCTGGCGGACCTGAGCGACGACGCGGGCTCGGTCATCGCGAGCCTGAGCTGGAGCAGCAGCGCCGGGGACGGCGACGCGGACGTGTCCGTGCTCCTGCTGGACGCGGCGGGCAAGGTACGCGGCGACGCCGACTTCTTCTACTACAACAACCCGGCCGCGGCCGACGGCAGCGTGCAGCTGCTGGGCAAGACGCCCACGGACGACGGCAGCGAGGACCGCATCAGCCTCGACCTGACCGCCGTCCCCGAGGACGTCGAGCGCCTGGTCGTCGCCGCGAGCCGGTACGGCGGTTCCCGCTTCGGCGACCTCGACGACCTGCGGATGACCGTCGCCGACCGGTCCGGCGAGGTGCTGCTCGGCTTCTCGATCACCGACGCCTCCGTGGAGAGCGCCTTCATCTTCGGCGAGCTGTACCGGCGCGGAACGGAGTGGAAGTACCGGGCCGTCGGCCAGGGTTACGAGACCGGCCTCGCCGGACTCGCCACGGACTTCGGCATCGACGTCGACGACGAGGGCGAGAACGAGGGCGCGGAGGGGAGTACGGACCCGGCCGGCGGGGAGGACGCGGAGCCCACCGAGCCCACCGGGCCGGACGCCCCCGCTCCCTCCGGGCAGCCCGCCGCCTCCGGGCCGCTCCCCGCCGTTCCCGCCCAGCCGGTCCCCGAAACCGCGCCGGCCGCCGCGCAGCCCGCCGCGGCCGCCCCCGAACCGGCGCCCAAGCGGCCCCGCGCCCGTACGGCCAAGAAGAAGGTGACCCTGCCGGCCGTGGCCACGAAGTCGCTGGCCGAGAACGACTCCTGGCGGGCCGCCCGGCTGTTCCCCGCCTCGAACCTCAAGAGCGACAAGGAGCGGGAGGTACGGGCGACCTCCGTACTGCTGTCCGTGATGGCGCAGGTACCGGAGTTCGGCCGCCGGCTGACCGCCGCCTTCGGCGCCCCGGCCGGCCGTATGCAGACCTTCACCGAGGTCTCCCTCCCGCACGGCGAAACGCCGAAGCGCCCGGACGGGGTGATCCGGGTGGAACGGGCCGGGAAGCTGTGGACCGCGCTCGTCGAGACCAAGACGAACGGCAACGCGCTCAAGTCGGAGCAGGTCCAGAACTACATGGACATCGCCGCCCGCCGCGGCTACGAGGCGGTGATCACACTGTCCAACGACGTGGCGCTGGAGGGCAGCCCGCTCGTCCAGGTCAAGACCGACGGACGGCGCAAGCACAAGGTCGCCCTGTGGCACCTGTCGTGGGCGGAGGTGGCGCACCAGGCCCAGATGCTCATCCGGCACGAGGGCGTCGGCAACGCCGCCCACGCCTGGCTGCTCCAGGAGCTGCTGCACTACCTCCAGCACGAGAACTCCGGCTGCCACGGCTTCCAGAACATGGGCCCCTCCTGGGTGCCCGTGCGCAACGGCATCGACGACGAGACACTCAGCCAGGGCGACCCGCGCGCCGTCGAGGTCGTGGAGAGCTGGGAACGGCTCATCCGGCAGGTCTGTCTGCGCCTCGGCGGCGAGCTGGGCCAGAAGGCGCTGCCCGTCCAGCGCACCCAGCGCGGCACCACGGCGCTCTCGCGGCGCGCGGCGCACGCCGACCGGCTCTGCGAGGAGGGGCGGCTCTCCGCCGAACTGCGCGTGGACGGCTCCCCCGGCGCGATCACCATCGTCGCCGACCTGCGGACCGGGAAGCTGCGCACCTCGATCGAGATCCCGGTGCCGGAGGGCGCCTATCCGCTGACCTCCGCCAAGCGCCTGATGCGGCAGCTGGCCGAGGCCCCCGCCGATCTGCACGTCGAGACGCTGGTCGAGGGGCAGAGCGGCCCGCGCGGCACGCTGGAACGCCTCCGTCCGGAGCCGGGCGACGTGCTGCCCCGCGACGGCAGCCGGATCACCGGCTTCCGGCTCTCCCTGTTCAAGAGCATGGGCGCCACCTGGGGCAACGCGGAGACCGGCTTCATCCGCAGCGTCGACACCGCCGTGGACCGCTTCCACTCGCACGTCGTCGCCCACCTCGCCCAGGCGGACCGCCGCTCCGCCCGCCGCGCGTCGGCCCAGGCGGACGCCGCCCCGGCCGCGGAACCGGCGGCCGTGGGCGTGTGA
- a CDS encoding HhH-GPD-type base excision DNA repair protein, which yields MTKSDADRDITLRIAQEPAADELLARSPLAALVGMLLDQQVPMEWAFAGPYALAQRMGGDDLDAHEIAAYDPEAFTELFTAKPALHRHPGSMAKRVQQLCQFLVAQYDGDAAAVWSGAATGAELRRRLNALPGFGTQKAQIFLALLGKQFGVRPPGWREAAGPYGEAGSHRSVADITGPESLAEVRAHKQEAKRAAKEAKAAAKGR from the coding sequence ATGACCAAGAGCGACGCAGACCGGGACATCACCCTCCGGATCGCCCAGGAGCCGGCGGCGGACGAGCTTCTCGCGCGCAGTCCGCTCGCGGCCCTGGTGGGCATGCTGCTGGACCAGCAGGTGCCCATGGAGTGGGCCTTCGCCGGGCCGTACGCCCTCGCGCAGCGCATGGGCGGGGACGATCTGGACGCCCACGAGATCGCCGCGTACGACCCGGAGGCCTTCACCGAACTGTTCACCGCCAAACCCGCGCTGCACCGGCATCCGGGGTCGATGGCCAAGCGGGTGCAGCAGCTGTGCCAGTTCCTGGTCGCGCAGTACGACGGTGACGCGGCCGCGGTGTGGAGCGGTGCCGCCACCGGGGCGGAGCTGCGGCGCCGGCTCAACGCCCTGCCCGGGTTCGGTACGCAGAAGGCGCAGATCTTCCTGGCGCTCCTCGGCAAGCAGTTCGGCGTCCGCCCGCCGGGCTGGCGGGAGGCGGCGGGGCCGTACGGGGAGGCCGGTTCGCACCGGTCCGTCGCGGACATCACCGGGCCCGAGTCCCTCGCCGAGGTGCGCGCCCACAAGCAGGAGGCCAAACGGGCGGCGAAGGAGGCGAAGGCGGCCGCGAAGGGGCGGTGA
- a CDS encoding type II toxin-antitoxin system VapB family antitoxin, translating to MIFKRIGNGRPYPDHGRESTRQWADVAPRPVRLDQLVTTKGQLDLETLLAEDSTFYGDLFAHVVKWQGDLYLEDGLHRAVRAALQQRQVLHARVLELG from the coding sequence GTGATCTTCAAGCGCATCGGAAATGGGCGGCCTTATCCCGACCACGGCCGGGAAAGCACCCGGCAGTGGGCGGACGTCGCGCCGCGCCCGGTCCGCCTCGACCAGCTCGTGACCACCAAGGGCCAACTGGACCTCGAAACCCTCCTCGCCGAGGACTCGACGTTCTACGGCGACCTGTTCGCGCACGTCGTGAAGTGGCAGGGCGACCTGTATCTGGAGGACGGACTGCACCGCGCGGTCCGGGCCGCCCTCCAGCAGCGCCAGGTGCTCCACGCCCGCGTGCTCGAACTGGGCTGA
- a CDS encoding LytR C-terminal domain-containing protein gives MGGKYRITGDKYPRMRRPRRRSKMIISAIASVVALGLAGWGTLQLIDVFTGGDKTASAADRTERCPSPKPSAPAKVLPKPGKITVNVYNATTRSGLAKAAADELKKRGFKIGKVGNATAAYDKKVPGTGVLLGAPAAVNGSFPVLGAQVPGATTKTDARENAEVDLIIGKKFTALSKPQAAASALAALTRPAPAPSSC, from the coding sequence ATGGGCGGAAAGTACCGCATCACGGGTGACAAGTACCCCCGTATGCGACGCCCGCGCCGCCGCAGCAAAATGATCATCTCGGCCATCGCCTCCGTGGTCGCCCTCGGGCTGGCCGGCTGGGGCACGCTGCAGCTCATCGATGTCTTCACCGGTGGCGACAAGACGGCCAGCGCCGCCGACCGCACCGAGCGCTGCCCGTCGCCGAAGCCCTCCGCGCCCGCCAAGGTGCTGCCGAAGCCCGGAAAGATCACGGTCAACGTCTACAACGCGACCACGCGCAGCGGGCTCGCCAAGGCGGCCGCCGACGAGCTGAAGAAGCGCGGTTTCAAGATCGGCAAGGTGGGGAACGCCACCGCCGCGTACGACAAGAAGGTCCCGGGTACGGGCGTACTGCTCGGCGCCCCGGCCGCCGTCAACGGCTCGTTCCCCGTGCTCGGCGCCCAGGTGCCGGGAGCGACGACGAAGACCGACGCCCGCGAGAACGCGGAGGTCGACCTGATCATCGGCAAGAAGTTCACCGCACTCAGCAAGCCGCAGGCGGCCGCCTCCGCGCTGGCCGCGCTGACCAGGCCCGCCCCGGCGCCGTCCTCCTGCTGA
- the upp gene encoding uracil phosphoribosyltransferase codes for MRIHVVDHPLVAHKLTTLRDKRTDSPTFRRLADELVTLLAYEATRDVRTEQVDIETPVTPTTGVKLSYPRPLVVPILRAGLGMLDGMVRLLPTAEVGFLGMIRDEETLKASTYASRMPDDLSGRQVYVLDPMLATGGTLVAAIQELIRRGADDVTAVVLLAAPEGVEVMERELAGTPVTVVTASVDERLNESGYIVPGLGDAGDRMYGTVD; via the coding sequence ATGCGGATTCATGTCGTCGACCACCCGCTGGTCGCGCACAAACTCACCACCCTGCGCGACAAGCGCACCGACTCCCCGACCTTCCGGCGCCTCGCCGACGAGCTGGTGACCCTGCTCGCGTACGAGGCGACCCGCGATGTGCGCACCGAACAGGTGGACATCGAGACCCCGGTGACACCCACCACCGGCGTGAAGCTGTCGTACCCCCGCCCGCTGGTCGTGCCGATCCTGCGGGCCGGTCTCGGCATGCTCGACGGCATGGTCCGGCTGCTGCCGACCGCCGAGGTGGGCTTCCTGGGCATGATCCGCGACGAGGAGACGCTCAAGGCGTCCACGTACGCGAGCCGGATGCCCGACGACCTCTCCGGCCGCCAGGTCTACGTCCTGGACCCGATGCTGGCGACCGGCGGCACGCTCGTCGCGGCCATCCAGGAGCTGATCCGGCGCGGCGCGGACGATGTCACCGCCGTGGTGCTCCTCGCCGCCCCGGAGGGCGTCGAGGTGATGGAGCGCGAGCTGGCCGGGACGCCGGTGACGGTGGTCACCGCCTCGGTGGACGAGCGGCTCAACGAGAGCGGCTACATCGTGCCGGGCCTGGGCGACGCGGGCGACCGCATGTACGGCACCGTCGACTAG
- a CDS encoding tRNA adenosine deaminase-associated protein, protein MYFAALLARTEDGWEASDTELDDVETLSDLTDLARDASVDEDTVLVFIEQEDAWFGVVRVDGEEDPRIYVSDASAAARSSYGEILLTDELLGREPGAEDTIAALEELVGLDGTEDGEPNTADNNDNDDDDEPGAAVVPAGPIGDTGVLSDLGLPEAELLMLRTDALAEIADALGAAEVLETVR, encoded by the coding sequence GTGTACTTCGCCGCACTGCTCGCGCGCACCGAAGACGGGTGGGAAGCGAGCGACACGGAGCTCGACGATGTGGAGACCCTGTCCGACCTGACGGATCTGGCCCGTGACGCCTCGGTTGACGAGGACACGGTGCTCGTGTTCATCGAGCAGGAGGACGCCTGGTTCGGCGTCGTCCGGGTGGATGGTGAGGAGGACCCGCGGATCTACGTCTCGGACGCCTCCGCCGCCGCCCGCTCCTCGTACGGGGAGATCCTGCTCACCGATGAGCTGCTCGGCCGCGAACCAGGGGCCGAGGACACGATCGCAGCCCTGGAGGAACTCGTCGGCCTCGACGGTACGGAGGACGGCGAGCCGAACACTGCCGACAACAACGACAACGACGATGACGACGAGCCCGGCGCGGCCGTCGTCCCGGCCGGACCGATCGGGGACACCGGGGTGCTGTCCGACCTCGGGCTCCCCGAGGCCGAACTGCTGATGCTGCGGACGGACGCCCTGGCGGAGATCGCGGACGCGCTGGGGGCGGCCGAGGTCCTGGAGACCGTCCGCTAG